The stretch of DNA actccatcacctccatGGCCAAACTACACCAATATCTGATCATTCtgacagtgaaaatatttttccagtatCTGCTTTCCAAGGGCTCAACAGGTTTTAATGTCAAATTACCCTTGGGagttttagaaagaaaaaaaaaaaaagtgtttgttttttttttgttcaatttaaaaagaatttcCTGCATTTCAGTCTGTGTCCTTTTATCATTGAAAAGCACTGATGAGATCCCCCCGAGATCCTTCTCGCAGCAGTCatagctccctcagcccctcctggtggCGGAGGCGCTGCGGGCCCGGCGCCGCCGGAGCTCTTTGAGTGACGGACTGGCCGATACTCGggaagcagagcacagcacagcgtTCGGCTTCCTGGTCACGGCTACTCCCCGCCCCTTACCTCCGCCGCGCTCAGTTCCGGCCGCCGTCGCCGCCAGGATGATCCCACCGGTGCAGGTCTCCCCGCTCATCAAGGTGAGGGCGGTGAGGGGATCACCCGGGCTGTCCCGGGGCGCGGGGAGGGCCGCCCGGGCCGCCGGGCctgggcggggggcggcgggggccggcCGTGCCTGTGAGCTGAGCGAAGGGCGCGTCCTTGTCTCTGCCTCCCGCAGTTCACCCGGTACTCGGCGCTGCTCGTGGGGATGATCTACGGCAAGAAGCGATACGGTGAGTGAGTCCCGGGCGGCCGCTCCCCTCtcccccgcgcccgccccgcaAGGGCACCTTGAAATGGCTCGGCCGCCATTTCCCTCCCCCGGCCCGGCCACGGCCCTGGTGGTGTGAAGCCACAGCTCCCTATGAAATGTGCCTTTCTGTCTGCAAAActgcctttttctcctctttgagCGAGCCCGCAGGAGCGGAGCTTTCCGCCGGGGGGCTGGGAATTTGTTGTTTTAAAGGGATTGTGTTGATGGCAGACTACCTGAAGCCGATTGCTGAAGAGGAGAGAAGAATAgaggcagaggagaaaaagaagcgTGAAGAACTGGAGCGGATTGCAAAAGAGATTGCAGAAGGTAATTCCTCGGTTTAGTGTATTCATCCCACGCTGTCTTGTAGGTGTGAGGCTGCAGAACTGGTGTTCCACTGCAGTGCTCTATGGAGAAATTGCGGCCTGCAGCTAATCCTTGGAGGTGGTGGTTAGGGCTGTGTGAGGAGTAAATAGTGCTGCTGTTTAATTATGCCTGCATTTTGAAAAGCTCATCACAACAAGAGTTAACAGTTTTATGACAGTCAGGACTTGTTAAATGGCTGAATTTCTGCTGAGGAAACAAGCTGCTAAAAGTTGCTGGTTATTCTGTGAGGAAAAGCTGAATCCATACATCAGCTGTGGCATTATGTCTCTTACTCTGGATGTGCAAGCCCTTTTCTCTGTGCAGTGTAGAAACCTCACAAATACAGCTGAATATAGGGCATAGGCAATGGTATGTAATTGCAACTTGAGACTTTTAAGTGGTGTCACATGTTAGAGGTCAGCTTGATTTTTTTACAGCATTAGAGGTCAGCTACATTTGCTTATCTCTCACAGGAAGAGGATGTGTTGGAGAGCATCACTTGTAACTGTTACTGCTGCGTTTGTTCTCATTCCCTTCCGCCTGTAGTattcctgctgcagcactgtttCCCTTGTCCTTAGGATTATTTCTTGTGTTCCCTGTACAGCTCTAGCAGAGGATTTCTTTCCTGCTGCCAGACAGAGGAATGTGCTCTCTAGCTTTGTTTCACCTAGGGTTTTTAGGTGGACTTAAAATTAAGaagaattttaagaaaattgaTTAATAACTCCTCAGGCTGTTATTGGTGCAGATACATGCTCAGTAACTTTCCATGCAAAAGGGTGACATTTGCATTGTTCTAAACAAAACACTAAACTTAACTACACATACAGAAAATCAAATATGTTTTGTATATGATTTATTAGATAGAGCTATTTTGCCTTCTTAAATACATTGTCTCTGTTGGTCATGGACTAAATAAATGAGTCTTTTAGATGTACTCTTGTTAGAGGaaactttctgtatttttggaGGTAGAGACTGTGCTGTAGTGTTGCCAGGCCACCTAGTAAGGAAATTTTCTTGATTATTGCTTTAGAATGTTTAGTCTGTTTAAAAGTGACACAGAAGTGACAGGTCTGTTGTTCCCAGCAACAGGTTTGgtctgtttttttcagaaaagcagTTGTTAAACTCTCATTATGTGCAGTGCAGTTGACAAAGATTGTTCCTTAAAGATGGATACAGCTCTAGTGGTAGCTTTTTCTGGGCTTATTTGGCTTGTCAGTTCCGAAAACTGTCTTTTACTACTGAATAATCTTAAAAGTTTGCCTTCACCACAGAGCTGTGAATTACGATTCTGTTGAAATTCCACAGTGTGTGAATTCACTTCTGTAAACAGAAGTGGGAATCATAAACACTAGCCAGAAAGAAATTACATAAAGATAGTCTTTGATTCCACTAATGCTTTGCATATTTTAGTTCTGCCTGGGGGTGGCGAATGGTCCTAAccatgtttgtgttttcttcccttttagcAAGTGAAGATTCCATCCTGAAATAGACAACAGATTTCATCTGAATTTCACACATGGCTATGCTCTGAGCTGACCAGTGGCTTTTGAACTCTATGTGATATTCTATCAATAAAGTACTTACTACTTAATTCAGTCGGTGTTTCTTGAGTGAATTGCacagaagagcagcagaaacagggaCAGAATGTAACTGGAAGCAGTTGTCACAATCTAGCTATTGTTGCTACTGAAACAGGCCATTGTATTCCCCCAGCAAAAGCCAGTGGCCACCCCCATTATCCACAGGTAATGACTGTGATCAGAAAATACAtacaattttatatatatggGCAGGTGGGGGAGACTGGGAAGGTACTGACTGCCTAAATCTGTTACTTACATGGCTTGACTGGGGAGTTCCATAGAATCTCAAAATGTtaagggttggaagggaccttcaggatcatccagtcccaacatccccctgccatgggcagagataCCTGTCACTAGATCAACTTCCTCAAAAccttctccagcctggctttgaacagaGCCAGGgttggggcacccacagctccctgggcaacctgttccagtgtctcaccaccctcccagtaaagaatttcttcccaatatttaACACAAATCTCCCTTCTTTCACTTTGTACCCA from Poecile atricapillus isolate bPoeAtr1 chromosome Z, bPoeAtr1.hap1, whole genome shotgun sequence encodes:
- the ATP5ME gene encoding ATP synthase subunit e, mitochondrial; the protein is MIPPVQVSPLIKFTRYSALLVGMIYGKKRYDYLKPIAEEERRIEAEEKKKREELERIAKEIAEASEDSILK